A genomic stretch from Marinimicrobium sp. C6131 includes:
- the metG gene encoding methionine--tRNA ligase codes for MSQAARKILVTSALPYANGDLHLGHLMEQIQTDIWVRFQKLRGHDCLYVCADDAHGTAITLKAEELGLSPEQHIERMHTAHKAVSEGFLIHHDNYYSTHSAENRELAELIYTRLDANGHIARREITQAFDPVKELFLADRYIKGTCPKCKTPDQYGDNCEACGATYSPMDLIDPVSALSGATPVPRQSEHFFFRLPEFADFLKQWTRAGHLQDEVANKVSEWLDSDLHEWDISRDAPYFGFEIPGQPGKYFYVWLDAPIGYIASLKNLLDAQGKDWNDYWKPDSDAEVYHFIGKDIINFHALFWPAMLHSAGFRTPTKICVHGFVTVNGKKMSKSRGTFINGQTYLDHLNPEYLRYYFAAKLTGAVDDLDLNLDDFIQRVNSDLVGKVVNIASRTAKFVQKSGGTLANEIAEPELWQRFVDAEASIAEHYENREFSKAMREIMALADVANEYIAAKEPWKLAKEEGTEAEVLAICTQGLNCFRALVTWLKPVLPQLAEKAEAFLSETLDWSQPLRFRGGESIEKFKPLLTRVEKEHVDAMIEASKETAPAPKASGPLADEPIAEEIEFGDFAKVDLRVALIAKAEHVEGADKLLRLTLDLGGETRNVFAGIKSAYAPEDIQGKLTIMVANLKPRKMKFGMSEGMVLAAGPGGKDIHILEPHSGAKPGQRVM; via the coding sequence ATGAGCCAAGCCGCCCGCAAAATCCTCGTGACCAGTGCCCTCCCCTACGCCAACGGCGACCTACACCTCGGGCACCTCATGGAGCAGATCCAGACCGACATCTGGGTGCGCTTCCAGAAACTGCGCGGCCACGACTGCCTCTACGTCTGTGCCGACGACGCCCACGGCACCGCCATCACCCTCAAGGCCGAAGAGCTGGGCCTGAGCCCCGAGCAACACATCGAGCGGATGCACACCGCCCATAAAGCCGTGTCCGAAGGGTTTCTGATCCACCACGACAACTACTACAGCACCCACTCGGCGGAAAACCGCGAGCTGGCCGAACTGATTTACACCCGACTGGACGCCAACGGCCATATCGCCCGGCGCGAGATTACCCAGGCGTTTGACCCGGTCAAGGAGCTGTTCCTGGCCGACCGGTACATCAAAGGCACCTGCCCCAAGTGCAAAACGCCGGATCAGTACGGCGACAACTGCGAAGCCTGCGGTGCCACCTATTCGCCGATGGACCTGATCGACCCGGTCTCTGCCCTGTCCGGTGCCACACCGGTACCCAGGCAGTCCGAGCACTTCTTTTTCAGGCTGCCCGAATTTGCCGACTTCCTGAAACAGTGGACCCGTGCCGGCCATCTGCAGGACGAAGTGGCCAACAAGGTGTCCGAATGGCTGGATTCTGACCTGCACGAGTGGGATATCTCCCGGGATGCGCCCTATTTCGGTTTTGAAATTCCCGGCCAGCCCGGCAAATACTTTTACGTCTGGCTGGACGCCCCCATCGGCTACATCGCCAGCCTGAAAAACCTGCTGGATGCCCAGGGCAAGGACTGGAACGACTACTGGAAGCCGGATTCCGACGCCGAGGTGTACCACTTCATCGGTAAGGACATCATCAACTTCCACGCTCTGTTCTGGCCGGCCATGCTGCACTCGGCGGGCTTCCGCACACCGACCAAAATCTGCGTGCACGGGTTTGTCACCGTCAATGGCAAGAAGATGTCCAAGTCGCGCGGGACCTTTATCAATGGCCAGACCTATCTGGACCACCTGAATCCGGAATACCTGCGCTACTACTTCGCCGCCAAGCTGACCGGCGCCGTGGACGATCTGGACCTGAATCTGGATGACTTTATCCAGCGGGTCAACAGCGACCTGGTGGGCAAGGTGGTCAACATCGCCAGCCGCACCGCGAAGTTTGTCCAGAAAAGCGGCGGCACGCTGGCGAACGAGATCGCCGAGCCGGAGCTCTGGCAGCGGTTTGTAGATGCCGAAGCGAGCATCGCCGAGCACTACGAGAACCGCGAATTCAGCAAAGCCATGCGCGAGATCATGGCCCTGGCCGATGTCGCCAACGAATACATTGCCGCGAAAGAGCCCTGGAAACTGGCCAAAGAGGAAGGCACCGAGGCCGAAGTGCTGGCCATCTGCACCCAGGGCCTGAACTGCTTCCGCGCATTGGTCACCTGGCTCAAACCGGTACTGCCGCAACTGGCGGAGAAGGCCGAAGCCTTCCTGAGCGAGACTCTGGACTGGAGTCAGCCACTGCGTTTCCGTGGCGGTGAGAGCATCGAGAAATTCAAGCCCCTACTGACCCGGGTGGAGAAGGAGCACGTAGACGCCATGATCGAAGCCAGCAAAGAAACCGCCCCGGCCCCGAAAGCGTCCGGCCCTCTGGCGGATGAGCCCATTGCCGAGGAAATCGAATTTGGCGATTTTGCCAAAGTGGATCTGCGTGTGGCGCTGATTGCCAAGGCCGAGCACGTCGAGGGCGCCGACAAGCTGTTGCGCCTGACCCTGGATCTCGGCGGCGAAACCCGCAATGTCTTTGCGGGCATCAAGAGTGCTTATGCCCCGGAAGATATCCAGGGCAAGCTGACCATCATGGTTGCCAACCTCAAGCCGCGTAAAATGAAGTTCGGCATGAGTGAGGGCATGGTGTTGGCGGCCGGGCCCGGCGGTAAAGACATTCATATTTTGGAGCCCCATAGCGGTGCCAAGCCGGGCCAGAGGGTGATGTGA